TCTGGCCCGCGACATCAATGACCATATCAAATTGAAAATGCCGGCGTGGAAAAGCAGGTATCCGGGCATTGAGCAATTAAAGATCGCGGTGATGGGATGTGTTGTCAACGGTCCCGGCGAGAGCAGGCACGCGGATATCGGCATCAGTCTGCCCGGTACCTCCGAGACGCCCATCGCGCCCGTTTACGTGGATGGCAAAGAATCCGTGACGCTCAAAGGCGGGAGAATTAAGGAAGAGTTTATTGATATTCTTGAGAATTACATCAAAAAGCGGTATGCGTAATATGGAATCTTCCGACAAGAAGTCGCTGATGCAGCTTCACCCCAGAAGGGTTGACATTGTCCTTCTGATCCTCACTTCAGCCGTATTGCTTTATAAGGGTTTTCAACTCCCTGTCCTGACGGTAAGAAAGTTGTGGGAAAAGAACACCTTTTCGATCCTTTCAGGCATTGATAATCTTTGGGCGGAAGAGTATTATTTTCTGGCAGCTCTCATTTTTTTCTTTTCGGTTGCTTTTCCTGTTGTAAAATTATTTTTTCTTGCGGTGATCTGGTTTGTGAAGTTAGGGAATGAGCTGAGAAGAAAAATGCTTTTTTGTCTGGAAGTTTTGGGCAGATGGTCGATGCTGGATGTTTTTATCGCCGCTGTTCTGGTCGTGACCGTCAAATTAGGCGCTTTGGCATCGGCCAATCTGGAAGACGGGATCTATTTTTTCGGAATGTCCATTTTGCTGGCCATGATCGCCACTAATTTAGTGGATTATTTGGCGCGCCGCGTTTAATCATATTTTCTCCACGTCTTTGTCTTGCCGTCGTAAATCTCTTTCACACGTTGATCAGCGGGTAATCCATCCTCCAGCGGCCAGGCCGTGACTTCCAGTTTATTCCCGTCAATATCGTAGAAATACAGTGACCAGCTTTTTTCGCGTTTTTTGGCGTATTCAATGGTGACGCCATGTTCTTCCAGACGCTTGATCATGGGTCCAAAATCGTCGGAGTGGACGCGGAACGAAAAATGATTGGCACCCAAGCCCTCATGAGCAAAAGGGTGCGCATCGTCAAGGTTCTTAGCTTGGATGATCCCCAGCAAGGAGGGGCCGCAGTCCAAAAAGTATTCAATCCCGGGTTTGGATGGTTCGCGCGCGGTGATTTTTAAGCCGATCACCTTCGTGTAGAACTCAACCGACTTGTCTAAGTCGCGCACGTTCAAAGCCACGTGATCTATGCCCTGAATTCTGATCATATTTTGACTGTCCGTTCGATCTTACGCTGTTTGAAAATAAGATATTCGTTGTACCCGATGGACTTGGCCAGATCAACGGCCTTGTCAAAATCGCGGCCCACGTCCTTGGGGTCATGCGCGTCCGAGCCGAAGGTGAGCGGCACACCGGCTTCGTGATAAATTTTCAGGCAGGCGGGGGCAGGGTACATTTCCTTGACGGGTTTTCTTAGGCCCGAGGTGTTGATCTCAACAGCAACGCCGGTTTCCTTGAAGACCTTGGCCGTGGCTTTGACCTCGTCGGTCAGGTCCGCGGTCGGCCTGTAGCCGAATTTTTTGGGCAGATCGCAGTGGCCGATGATATTAAAGAAGCCGGTTTTGGCGCTTTGGCGCAACAGGGCGTAGTAATCACGGTAGATTTGGTTGATGTCCTTTGTTTTCCATTCTTCAACGGTGGCGGGGTCATCCACAGCCCAGCCGTTGATAAAGTGCACGGACCCGATGATATAGTCGTACGGATAGCCGTCAATGATGGCCTTGGTCTTGGCTTCAAAGCCGGGGATAAAATCCGATTCCAGCGCCGTCTTGATGGTGATCCGGCCGGCGTACTTGGCACGTACTTCTTCGATCATGCGATGGTAGAGGGGCAGTTCGTCGAGGTCCATGGTGATGCCCGGCATGGGCTCATGGACCATGGGCGCGTGGTCGGAAAAACCTATTTCCTTGAGGCCCGCCTTGAGCCCAAAGCCAACGTATTCTTCGGGACTGCCAACGGCATGCCCGCAAAGAGGGGTGTGCATGTGATAATCGGTCTGGGGCAACATAAGCGTTGATTATAGCAGAGCTTTGCCAATTTACAATGGTAGACAGCGTCCGGCAGCTGTGTTATGATTGGCACTTATGGATGAATTTTTCCGCAAAATGATCGAAAGCATCGGGGAAGACCCCAAGCGCGAAGGCCTGCTCAAGACGCCTCACCGCGCGGCGCGGGCTTTTGAATTCATGACCCAGGGGTACAAGACAGACGTCAAGGAGATCGTCAATAACGCGGTCTTCACGTCCGATAATGACGAAATGGTCATCGTCAAGGACATTGAAATGTATTCCCTGTGCGAGCACCATATGCTGCCGTTTTTCGGCCGGGCCCACATCGGTTATATTCCCAACGGCAAGATCATCGGTCTTTCCAAAATAGCCCGCATCGTGGACATGTATGCCCGGCGCCTGCAGGTGCAGGAAAATCTGACCAAGGAGATCGCGCAAACCCTGATGCACGTCACCGGCGCTTTGGGTGTCGGGGTCGTTATCGAGGCCCAACATTTGTGCATGATGATGCGCGGGGTTGAAAAACAGAACTGCTGCATGAAAACATCCTGCATGCTGGGCGCGTTCCGTAAAGACGCTTCCACCCGCACGGAATTCTTGAGTTTAATCAAATGACATTCAAAGGCACGGCTCTGGTGACCGGCGCGGCCAAACGTTTGGGCGCGGCTGTTGCTTTGCATTTGGCAGGGCAGGGGCATCACGTCGCTTTGCATTATAACCGTTCCAAGACAGAGGCCATGAAAACAGCCCAGGCCATTTATAAAACAGGCGTGCGCTGTGAATTGTTCGCCTGCGACTTGTCCGATGAAAAAGCCGTGTCGGGCCTTGTCGGCCAGGTCCACCGGTCCATGCCGAACTTAAATCTTTTGGTCAACAGCGCTTCCATGTTCATCCCCGGCCGTTTCGGGGGGGACATGGGTTTATTTAAAACGCACTGGGACATCAATTTTAAAGCGCCCTATATCCTGTCCTGCGCTTTTGTCCGGATGGTCAAAAAGGGGCACATCATCAATTTTATTGATACCAACGTGGCCAAGAACGTCACCCGTTATGAGGATTACCTTTTGACTAAAAAGACCTTGTATGCGTTCACCAAAATGGCCGCGGCCGCGTGGGGTCCGCATATCCGCGTTAACGGCATCTCTCCGGGCATGATTCTTTCGCCGGTGAATCACCCGTCGGATGACCGCGCCCGTCGCGCGAAAAAGATCCCGTTGCAGAGGGTCGGGCATCCCAAATACATCGTGCAGACCCTGCAATTCCTGCTGGACAACGATTATCTCACCGGCCAGATCATTGCCACGGACGGCGGAGAGGGGTTGGTTTAATGATGGCTACCATACGCATCAACGATCTTCGCCTGCGCGCCTTCATCGGCACCCACCCTTGGGAACGCAGGAACAAACAGGACCTCATCCTGAATTTGGCCATCTGCTACGATGCTTCCAAAGCGTCCAAGTCCGACCGCCTGAAGGATGCCCTGGATTACGAAGCCCTGACTGAAAGGGTGGGCCGCACGGTCCAGCGTTCCCGGCACTATCTATTAGAGAAGCTGGCGGCCAAGGTGCTGGACGTGGTGCTTGCGGCTGACCCCAGGGTCAGCGGCGCCTGGGTGCGTCTGGACAAGCCCCATGCCATCGGCGAAGCCCGTTCGGTGTCTTTTGAGCTTGCGCGCGCCTTGAAAAAATAAATTTTCCTTGCACCCGACACAGGCATTGGTAATATAGCCCTATGTTCAAAGATCAGGTGGTTTTGGTGACCGGGTCCACCCGGGGCATCGGCAAAGAGATCGCCAAGGCCTTTGCCGGTCAGGGGGCGAGTGTCATTGTGATCGGCCGTGACGCCGGACAGGCGGGCCAGGCAGCTGCTGAAATCATTGCAAACGGCGGTTCGGCAGACGGTTACGCGTGCGACGTAACGGATGGCAACAGCGTCCAAGAAACGGTCAATAAAATTCTTGACAAACATAAGCGCATTGATATATTAGTCAACAACGCCGGCATCACGCGTGACAATCTGCTCTTGAGGATCGACGAGTCCGATTGGGACGAGGTCATCAGGGTCAATCTCAAGGGCGTTTTTAATGTCACCAAGGTGATTGCCAGGGCGATGCTCAAAGCCAAAAAGGGCAAGATCATCAGCATCGCATCGGTCATTGGAATTACGGGGAACGCGGGACAGGCCAATTACGCGGCGAGCAAGGCCGGCATCATCGGTTTTTCCAAGTCCGTCGCCAAAGAACTGGCGTCCCGGGGCATCACGGTCAACGTCGTGGCGCCCGGATACATCCTCACCGACATGACCGCCCGGCTTTCCCAGGCGGTCCAGGATGGTATCATGAAGGACATCCCCTTGCAGCATTTTGGCAGTCCCCGCGATGTGGCCGGCGTATGCATGTTTTTGGCCTCACCGGCGGCGGACTATATCACCGGCCAGACCATCGTCGTTGACGGCGGTTTGACGCTTTAAGGGTAGGGGCGGGGTAACCCCGCCCGTACAGGAGTAATAACAAGGAGGTTTCTCAATGGCAGCACAAGACAAGATCAAATCGATCATTGCCGAACAATTGGGTGTCAAACCGGAAGAGGTCACTCCCGGCGCGTCGTTCGTGGACGATCTGGGGGCGGATTCTCTGGACACCGTTGAATTGATCATGGCCCTGGAAGAGGAATTCAACATTGAGATCCCCGATGAGGACGCTGAAAAGATGAAGACGGTGGGGGACGCGATCAAATACATTGAAGAAAAAGCCAGCGTTTAAGTTTTGGTCCAGGCGTTCTTTGTTTCACCTTTGCCCCGGCTTTGAGGTCGGGGCAAAATTTTAATAGGGGTTTTTGAATGCATAAAAAACGTGTGGTCGTCACCGGCATGGGGGCGCTTAGCCCGGTCGGCAGCGGCACAGAAAAGTTTTGGAAAGCATTGGTCGCGGGCCAAAGCGGCATACGCCCCATCACGCATTTTGATGCCTCTGCTTTTGATTCGCGCATCAACGGCGATGTCATTGACTATGACCCTTTGCAGCATTTTTCCACCAAGGATGCCCGTAATCTGTCACGGTTCATCCAGTTCGGTGTGGTCGCGGCCAATGAAGCCATGGCGCATTCCAAACTGGAGATCAAGAACATGGACCCTTACCGCGTCGGGGTCATCGTGGGCTCGGGCATCGGCAGCATGGCTTCCGCCGAGGAGGAGTATGAGAAATTTTTGGCCAAGGGCCCCGGCCGCATTACACCGTTCTTTATCCCCAAGATGATCATCAACGAGGCCGCGGGCCAGATCTCCATCAATTTAGGCGCCAGAGGCCATTGTTCAGCGGTGGTCACCGCCTGCTCGACAGGCAATAATTGTATCGGCGATGCTTTTCGCATGATCCAGCACGGGGAAGCCGAGGCGATGATCGCCGGCGGCGCTGAAAGCGCCACGTCTGTTTTGGGTCTTGGCGGATTTTGCGCTCTGAAGGCCTTGTCCAAATGCAATGACGCGCCCCAGAAAGCAAGCCGGCCTTTTGATCTTAACCGCGACGGTTTTGTCATGGCCGAAGGCGCGGGGATCGTTATTTTGGAAGAATTGGGATTCGCGAAAAAACGGGGGGCCCGCATTTTGGCCGAGGTGGTTGGTTACGGCTCCACCGCCGACGCGTATCATATCACCGCGCCGCATGAAGAGGGGGAAGGGGCGGTGAAGTCCATGGAATTCGCGCTCAAGGACGCGGGATTGACCGTCCAGGACATTTCTTACATCAATGCCCACGGCACGTCAACGAAACTCAATGACCAGATCGAGACCCTGGCGATCAGGAAGGTCTTTAAGGACAGGGCCAAGAAAGTCCCCATTTCTTCAACCAAGTCCATGACCGGCCATTTGCTGGGCGCTGCCGGCGCCATTGAACTCATTGCCTGTATCATGGCCATCCGTGACAATGTCGTGCCGCCAACCATTAACTATGAGACCCCGGATCCCGACTGTGATCTGGATTATGTGCCCAACGTATGCCGCAAGGTTGATATGCAGGCGGCCATGTCCAATTCGCTGGGGTTCGGCGGCCATAACACCACCCTCGTCGTAAAACGGTTTAAAGAATAATATGAAAACATATCAAATTGCCGTCATCCCGGGCGACGGGACCGGGCCGGAGGTCATCCGTGAGGGCTTGAAGGTCCTGGATGCCGCTGGTCAAAAATACGGATTTAAGGTCGACAAAACAACCTTTGATCACGGCGGAGCCCGTTATTTAAAGACGGGCAAGACCCTTGAAGACCAGGACATCGCGGCGATCAGGAAATTCCAGGCGATCTATCTGGGCGCCATCGGCCATCCCGACGTTCAGCCGGGCATTCTGGAGACCGGCATCCTTTTGAAACTGCGTTTTGCGCTGGACCAGTACATCAATCTGCGTCCGGTCAAATTATACAATCAGGATTTCTGCCCTTTGAAAGGCAAAACACCGGCGGACATTGATTTTGTGGTGGTCCGTGAGAATTCCGAAGGCCTGTACAAGGGCATGGGCGAATTCCGGGACAAGGGCACGAAGGATGAGGTCGCCATCCAGATCTCTTACAACACGCGCAAAGGTGTTGAGCGCTGTGTGCGTTATGCGTTTGAATACACGCGCCGGCGCAACAAGGCCAAAAAATTGACCTTGTGCGGCAAGACCAATGTGTTGACCTATGCGTGGGACCTGTGGCAGCGCACCTTTAACGAGGTGGCCAAGGAATACCCCGACGTGAAAACCGATTACGCGCATGTGGATGCCACGACCATGTGGTTCGTGAAAAATCCGGAATGGTTTGACGTCATCGTCACGGACAACATGTTCGGCGACATCATCACCGACCTGGGCGCCATGATCCAGGGCGGCATGGGCATCGCGGCCGGCGGCAATATCAACCCGCAGGGCGTTTCCATGTTCGAGCCCATCGGCGGCAGCGCGCCGAAATACACGGGCAAAAACGTCATCAACCCTTTGGCGGCGATCTGTGCGGCGGGCATGATGCTGGAAACTCTGGGCGAGCCAAAAGCGGCGAAAGCCATTGAAGATACGGTCATTCAATTTGTGACAACGAAGGTCAAGTCCCTGGCCGCAGGCCAGATGGGGTATTCGACGAGCGAGATCGGGGACATGATCGCAGAGGCATTCCAATGAAAAAATACAATGTCGCTATTTTGGGTATCCGCGGGGCGGTGGGGCAATGCATGTACCACATTGTCAAAGAACGCAAATTTCCCGTCAATAAACTCATTTTGATCTCGCCCAGCGGCGCGGGCGGGGCGCTGGACGGCAACAAATATGTGCCTTTGACCAAGGATGTGTTCAAAGGGGTGGACATTGTTTTGTCTTCGCCGGGGGCCGAGATCAGCAAGGTCTGGGTGCCGGTGGCGGCCAAGGCCGGGGCTGTGGTCATTGACAACACATCCTGTTTTCGCATGGACCCGGATGTGCCTTTGGTCGTGCCCGAGGTGAATCCCCAAGACATCTTCAAGCACAAGGGCATCATCGCCAATCCCAATTGTTCCACCATACAGATGGTGGTGGCGTTAAAGCCCCTGCATGATTTTGCCAGGATCAAGCGCATCGTGGTTTCCACCTATCAGGCCGTGTCCGGCGCCGGGGCAGAGGCCGTGGAAGAACTGCGCGCCCAGCAAAGAGGCAACAAGGCCGTCAAAAAATTCCCGCATCCCATCGCGCATAATCTGATCCCGCAAATTGACGTCTTCACCGATAATTTTTACACCAAGGAAGAGATGAAGATGGTCAACGAGACCCGAAAGATCATGCATGACGCTTCCATTAAGGTCAGCGCCACCTGCGTGCGCGTGCCTGTTTTTAATAGCCACAGCGAATCGGTCAACATCGAGACCGCGAAAAAGATCACCCGCGCCAAAGCCATCGCGCTTTTAAGCAAGGCGCCGGGGGTCAAGGTGGTGGATGATGTCAAGACCTCCACCTATCCGCTTCCCATCCATGCCGACGGCAAGGACGAAACCTTTGTCGGGCGCATCCGCGAAGACGACACCGTTGCCAACGGCCTGAATTTGTGGGTCGTGTCGGACAATCTGCGCAAAGGCGCGGCCCTCAACGCCGTCCAGATCGCGGAATGCCTAATTTCAAATTAACCATTGAATACGACGGCAGCGGTTTTTGCGGCTGGCAGGTGCAAGCCCAGGGCGAACGCACCGTGCAGGGCGAGCTTCAGAAAATTCTCACCAAGATCTTCAAGCAGGATATTTCCTCTATAGCGTCGGGCCGCACGGACAGCGGGGTGCATGCCGAGGCCCAGGTGGTCAGTTTTAAGGCCAAAACACGCATGACACCGGCGCAAATCCAGAAAGCCCTGAACGCGTCCTTACCATTGGACATTGCGGTGCTCGAGGCCAAAAGCGTCGGCGCAAATTTTCACGCGCAATACAACGCCAAGCGAAAGACCTACCGGTATACGGTCTTAAACAGAGACCATCGTTCGGTATTCTGGCGGGACAGGGCGTATTTTTACCCGCATCAACTTGACCTCGCGGCCATGCGCCGGGTGGCAAAATTTTTGGTCGGCAAGCATGATTTTAGATCTTTTCAGGCCTTTGATCCTTTGCGCGCCGAACGCGACACGGTGCGCACGGTCAAGGCCTTGACCGTGATCAGGGAAGGGGACTTTATCCATATTGAGGTCACGGCCAACGGGTTTTTGTACAAGATGGTGCGCAACATGGTCGGGACCCTTTTGGCGGTGGGTTGCGGCCGCATGAAGCCGGCACAGGTCGGAGCCCTTTTAAAGGCCAAAAACCGGAACGCAGCCCCCAAAACCGCCCCGGCCCGCGGCCTTTGTCTCATGTCGGTGCAGTATTAAAACTTGACTTTTACGCAGGACATGTTATATTTTCAGTTCACCTTAAAATCATTAATGGGTTAGAGTTATGAAAACGTATTTACCTAAAGTCAGCGAAATTGAGCATAAATGTTTCCTGATCGACGCGAAGGACAAGACCCTCGGCCACATCGCGGCCAAGGCCGCGTCCATTTTGCGCGGCAAGCATAAACGCATCTATACTCCGTTCTTAGATACCGGAGATACAGTCATTATCATCAATGCCGAAAAAGTCCATGTCACGGGCAAGAAATTGACGGACAAGGTTTACACCCGTTATACCGGTTATCCCGGCGGTTCAAGGCGGGTCACCCTGGGTCAGATGCTTAAAAACCGTCCTGCCAAGGTGCTGGAGTTAGCGGTCACCCGCATGCTTCCCAGCGGTCCTTTGGCGTATAAGCAGGCGGGCAAGTTAAAAGTTTACGCGGGCGAGGCGCATCCTCACGCGGCCCAAAAGCCCATTGCTTTGGAAATTTAACGTAGGGGCACGGCATGCCGTGCCCGTACATAAAGGAGTAGTTTAGATGGTAGAAATTGTCAAATATGCCGGTACAGGTCGCCGCAAGAGTTCCGTTGCCCGCGTTGTTTTGACGCCGGGGCAGGGCACGATCTTGGTGAACAAACGCGAATTCACGGAGTATTTCCCGCGGGAAACCGACCGGATCTCCATTCTTCAGCCGTTAAAACTCACGAATTTGGAAAATAAATTCGACATCGCCGTTCGTGTGACCGGCGGCGGTTCCACCGGACAGGCCGGCGCGTTCAAAATGGGTTTGTCGCGGGCGTTGCTCGTCAGCGATCTGTTGACCAGACCCGTGCTCAAAAAAGCCGGTTGTCTGACCAGGGACTCCAGAATGAAGGAAAGAAAGAAACCTGGCCAAAAGGGAGCTCGCCGCAAATTCCAATGGGTTAAGCGTTAGACCACCTATCCATATAGAGCAGCAGGCGTAAAGCCGATCTCCCTTCGAAATACGTTGACGAGACCGGCTTTTTTATTTATAGTAAAGACATTTTACCGTCGGGAAAATTATGAAAAACATCCTAAAAATAGGCATTGCAGGTGTCAGTGGTTATACCGGAAAAGAAGCCCTGTTCCTCCTCTTGAAACACCCGCGGGTGCGCGTCACCTACGTGGCGGCCAACAATACGCGGGGACGGGTGGATGCGATCTATCCCGAATTTTCGGGACGGACGGACCTTGTTTGCCAAAAATTCAATATCGCCCAGGCAGTCCGGCATTGCGATGTCGTGTTTTTGGCGCTTCCGCATACCGAGTCCATGCGTGTCGCCGGAAAACTTCTAAAAGCCGGGGTCAAGGTCATTGACTTGAGCGCGGATTACCGGCTTAAAAACACCAGGGTTTATGAGCGCTGGTATGGCCATAAACACGTGGATGTCAAAAATGTCGCCAAAGCCGTGTATGGCCTGCCGGAATTGTTCCGGCAGAAAATAAAGACAGCGCTGCTCGTTGCGAACCCGGGCTGTTATCCGACGGCTGCTATTTTGGGATTGGCTCCCCTCGTCATGGCCAAGGCCTCATCCATTATATCCGTTGTCGTGGATGCCAAATCCGGCGTTTCCGGCGCGGGGCGCAAGGCGTCTTTGGACCTGTTGTCCAGCGAGGTCAATGAGAATTTCAAAGCCTATAAGGTTTTGGCGCATCAGCATACGCCCGAGATCGACCAGGCCTTGTCCCAATTGGCCGGAAAGAACATGGCCGTGCATTTTGTCGCCCATCTATTGCCCATCAACCGGGGAATATTGAACACCATGTATGTGCATCTCAAAGAGGGAATGACATTAAACCAGGCGCATACCCTTTATAAGAAATTTTACAAAACAGAACCGTTCGTCCGCATTCTGCCTTTAGGCGCGCAGCCCGAAGTCAAGAATGTTGCCTACACCAATTTTTGCGACATCGGCCTTGCGGTCAGCGCCGACAAGAAAATGGTGGTCATCACCAGCGCCATTGATAATCTGGTCAAGGGCGCGGCAGGCCAGGCCGTGCAGAACATGAACATCATGTGCGGTTTTAAGGAAACCGAGGGTTTGCTATGAAGGTTGTCAAGGGCGGTATCACCGCTCCTCAAGGATTTTTAGCCAACGGCGTCGCCTGCGGGATCAAGCGTTCCGGTAAAACGGACCTGGGCCTTATTGCGTCCGCGGTACCGGCGGTAACGGCCGCGGTTTTTACAAAAAATTCCATTAAAGCGGCACCGCTTGTGGTCAGCATGAAACACGCGGCCCGGGGCCGCGGCCAAGCGGTTTTGGTCAACAGCGGCAATGCCAATTGTTATACGGGCGCTTTGGGTTTGAAGCACGCCCAAAATTCCACGCGTTTGGTCGCGCAATTACTGGGGATCAAGCCGGAGGATGTTCTGGTGACGTCAACGGGAATTATCGGCAAGTCATTGCCGTACCATAAAATTGTGAATGCCGCCCCGGCCTTAGTCAAGGGCTTAAGTCCATCGGGCGGGGGCAAATTCGCGCGGGCCATCATGACGACAGACCTGAAGGTCAAAGAGATCGCCGTACAGGTCAAATTAGGCCATAAGACAGTGACCATCGGCGCCTGCGCCAAGGGGTCGGGGATGATCGAGCCCAATATGGCGACCATGCTGGGGTTTGTGACGACCGATGCCGGTATTTCTTTAGGGATGTTGAAAACAGCTTTGAGGCGCGCGACGGAAAAATCTTTTAACAGCATTACCGTTGACGGATGTATGAGTACCAATGATATGGTGACCTTGCAGGCCAATGGATTGGCGGGCAACAAACGCATCACTGCCGCGAACGCCGACTTTAAGAAATTTTATGAGGCGCTGGAATTCGTGTGCGTGGCGTTGGCCAAAAAGATCGTGATGGACGGTGAAGGCGCCACCAAATTCTTGACCATCCATGTGACGGGTGCCGGCAATGAGCCCCAGGCCAAAGAGATCGCCAAGGCCGTGGCCAATTCGTCCTTGGTCAAGACCGCGGCCTTCGGCAGTAATCCCAACTGGGGACGGGTGGGTGCGGCGGTCGGGTCCTTGGGCATCAAAGGCATTGACGAAAGGAACATGAGGATCTCGTTCAGCCCTTTTGATAAAAAAGAGATCGTCATCAACGTCGCCCTTGATCTGGGCAAATATGAAGCCACTGTTTATACTTGCGATTTATCATACGAATATGTGAGGATCAATGGAGAGTATAATTAAAAAAGCCTCGATCCTGATCGAGGCCATTCCGTACATCGAGGCCTTTCGCCGCAAGATCTTTGTCATCAAATACGGCGGGAGCATCCTGGATGACCCGAAGATACGGCACAATGTCCTGCAGGACATCGTGTTTTTGAGTTATGTCGGCATACGGACCATCATCGTGCACGGCGGCGGGCCGCATATCAGCGCCCGGCTCAAAGAGCAGGGGCTCAAGTCGGAATTCATCAACGGCATCCGCGTGACCGACAAGCCGACTTTGAAGATCGTCGGGGAGGAATTGGACAAGCTCAACACCATGATCGTTGAGGAGATCAAGGCGCTCAAAGGCGATGTCACCGGGTTTAAAGGCGAGGAGAACATCATCTTCGTCAAGAAAAAGAAAGCGGACAAGGACCTGGGGTATGTCGGCACCATCACCTCGGTCAACAAGGACGCCTTGCAGGAGCATCTGTCTAAGGGGCAGATCACCGTGGTGTCGCCGATGGGCGTGACCGTTGAAAAACAGCCGCACAATATCAACGCGGATGAGGTGGCCAGCGCCATTGCCAATTCCATGAAGGCGGAGAAGCTGGTCCTTTTGACCAATGTGCCCGGCGTCATGCGCGACCCCAAGGACCCGGAGTCCCTGATCTCAACGCTGACCGTTGAACAGGTGAGCCAGTTGATCAAGTCCGAGGTCATTCACGGCGGCATGATCCCCAAGGTGAATTCCTGCGTTGAGGCCCTCAAAGGCGGCGGGGTGCGCAAGACCCACATCGTGGATGC
This DNA window, taken from Candidatus Omnitrophota bacterium, encodes the following:
- the truA gene encoding tRNA pseudouridine(38-40) synthase TruA translates to MPNFKLTIEYDGSGFCGWQVQAQGERTVQGELQKILTKIFKQDISSIASGRTDSGVHAEAQVVSFKAKTRMTPAQIQKALNASLPLDIAVLEAKSVGANFHAQYNAKRKTYRYTVLNRDHRSVFWRDRAYFYPHQLDLAAMRRVAKFLVGKHDFRSFQAFDPLRAERDTVRTVKALTVIREGDFIHIEVTANGFLYKMVRNMVGTLLAVGCGRMKPAQVGALLKAKNRNAAPKTAPARGLCLMSVQY
- the rplM gene encoding 50S ribosomal protein L13, with protein sequence MKTYLPKVSEIEHKCFLIDAKDKTLGHIAAKAASILRGKHKRIYTPFLDTGDTVIIINAEKVHVTGKKLTDKVYTRYTGYPGGSRRVTLGQMLKNRPAKVLELAVTRMLPSGPLAYKQAGKLKVYAGEAHPHAAQKPIALEI
- the rpsI gene encoding 30S ribosomal protein S9, producing the protein MVEIVKYAGTGRRKSSVARVVLTPGQGTILVNKREFTEYFPRETDRISILQPLKLTNLENKFDIAVRVTGGGSTGQAGAFKMGLSRALLVSDLLTRPVLKKAGCLTRDSRMKERKKPGQKGARRKFQWVKR
- the argC gene encoding N-acetyl-gamma-glutamyl-phosphate reductase, producing MKNILKIGIAGVSGYTGKEALFLLLKHPRVRVTYVAANNTRGRVDAIYPEFSGRTDLVCQKFNIAQAVRHCDVVFLALPHTESMRVAGKLLKAGVKVIDLSADYRLKNTRVYERWYGHKHVDVKNVAKAVYGLPELFRQKIKTALLVANPGCYPTAAILGLAPLVMAKASSIISVVVDAKSGVSGAGRKASLDLLSSEVNENFKAYKVLAHQHTPEIDQALSQLAGKNMAVHFVAHLLPINRGILNTMYVHLKEGMTLNQAHTLYKKFYKTEPFVRILPLGAQPEVKNVAYTNFCDIGLAVSADKKMVVITSAIDNLVKGAAGQAVQNMNIMCGFKETEGLL
- the argJ gene encoding bifunctional glutamate N-acetyltransferase/amino-acid acetyltransferase ArgJ, which gives rise to MKVVKGGITAPQGFLANGVACGIKRSGKTDLGLIASAVPAVTAAVFTKNSIKAAPLVVSMKHAARGRGQAVLVNSGNANCYTGALGLKHAQNSTRLVAQLLGIKPEDVLVTSTGIIGKSLPYHKIVNAAPALVKGLSPSGGGKFARAIMTTDLKVKEIAVQVKLGHKTVTIGACAKGSGMIEPNMATMLGFVTTDAGISLGMLKTALRRATEKSFNSITVDGCMSTNDMVTLQANGLAGNKRITAANADFKKFYEALEFVCVALAKKIVMDGEGATKFLTIHVTGAGNEPQAKEIAKAVANSSLVKTAAFGSNPNWGRVGAAVGSLGIKGIDERNMRISFSPFDKKEIVINVALDLGKYEATVYTCDLSYEYVRINGEYN
- the argB gene encoding acetylglutamate kinase — encoded protein: MESIIKKASILIEAIPYIEAFRRKIFVIKYGGSILDDPKIRHNVLQDIVFLSYVGIRTIIVHGGGPHISARLKEQGLKSEFINGIRVTDKPTLKIVGEELDKLNTMIVEEIKALKGDVTGFKGEENIIFVKKKKADKDLGYVGTITSVNKDALQEHLSKGQITVVSPMGVTVEKQPHNINADEVASAIANSMKAEKLVLLTNVPGVMRDPKDPESLISTLTVEQVSQLIKSEVIHGGMIPKVNSCVEALKGGGVRKTHIVDARLPHALLLEFFTDQGVGTQILKK